The DNA sequence CCAAAACCCCGGTCAGGCTGTAGTGCACGGCGGAGATGGGCCAGGGGATATGCGTGGACGTGGGCACCCAGGGCAGGCCGGTGTCCGTGAAGCGCATGGTCCGCCGGTAGTTGGCCATGGGCACGATGGACAGTTTGCAGGGCTTGGCCAGGAACTCCTGGTTGAGCATCCAGGCCAGTTCGCCAGGGGTCATCCCATAGAGGGCGGCGATGTCGTACTGGCCGATGCCGCTGAAAAACCGGCTGGTGTCCAGTACCGGTCCGTCCACGAAATCTGCGCCAATGGGGTTGGGCCGATCCAGAACGATGAAGGGAATTCCAGCCTCGGCGCAGGCGGCCATCATGTCGGCCATGGCATAGATGTAGGTATACGAACTGGCCCCGATGTCCTGGATGTCGTAGAGTACCGCGTCCAGCCCGGCAAGCATGGCCGGCGTGGGTTTGCGGCGGTAGATGCTGTAGACTTTCACGCCGGTCAGGGGCTCCACGTCGTCGGTCACGGCCTCTCCGGCGTAGAGGTCGCCGCGGATGCCGTGTTCCGGTGCGAACAACGCCCCCAGGCGGACTTCCGGGTGCTCATGGAGCAGATCAATGGTTGAGCGCAGCTGGGCGTCCACCCCGGTGGGGTTGGTCAGCAGGCCCACGGTGCGGCCTTGGAGCAGCAGGTCGAAAAACGAGATCATCACCTGATCGCCATCCTTGCCGCGCACCGGAATCAGCCAGTCCCGGTCCAGGAGAACGTCCACGCCGGCAATCACCCGCGGAGCAACCGCACGGTGCTGGACCTGGGGCGCGGGCATGGCCTGAGCCAGGACCGGGGCCGGAGAAATGGGTGGTACTGTCT is a window from the Desulfonatronum thioautotrophicum genome containing:
- a CDS encoding DUF1343 domain-containing protein: MKNIPLPFTAALSLILIGVLLYGCSVRKPQTVPPISPAPVLAQAMPAPQVQHRAVAPRVIAGVDVLLDRDWLIPVRGKDGDQVMISFFDLLLQGRTVGLLTNPTGVDAQLRSTIDLLHEHPEVRLGALFAPEHGIRGDLYAGEAVTDDVEPLTGVKVYSIYRRKPTPAMLAGLDAVLYDIQDIGASSYTYIYAMADMMAACAEAGIPFIVLDRPNPIGADFVDGPVLDTSRFFSGIGQYDIAALYGMTPGELAWMLNQEFLAKPCKLSIVPMANYRRTMRFTDTGLPWVPTSTHIPWPISAVHYSLTGVLGETRGGLNIGVGYTLPFECLAAPWMDRHKLVTAINARNIPGLRARPISYVPGYGGHAGRTVHGAHLVVTDPLALRPMRAQITLMTILQELYPERNLFDNPAIQESLFDRALGTDLIRTMVARSESAEAIEQAIAPGRERFKEMRGKYLIYEPK